The Egicoccus sp. AB-alg2 genome window below encodes:
- the rfaE2 gene encoding D-glycero-beta-D-manno-heptose 1-phosphate adenylyltransferase: MSRLTVVGDCLLDRDVEGEASRFTPDAPAPVLDEREVHTRPGGAGLAAVLAAGDGHDVTLVTALADDPGGRELADLLHRAGVELVDLGLRGRTCEKIRLRAGGTSLARWDRGARTTAADVGAWTPAADEALRRADAVLVACYGRGLSHLPAARDALAATVGPLVWDPHPHGAAPVTVTTVATPNEAEVVHHVPEPAGDRLEAVTARADRLLGRWGVGGLAVTRGRRGALFTRGDGMPLAVPAPAVGSGDPCGAGDRFASALVGELATGALPPQAVTAAVHAASRFVAAGGAASVRIGVSGTTAPAGAGDDAFTLVERVRAHGGTVVATGGCFDLVHVGHVQVLEAARALGDCLVVCLNADASVRRLKGPHRPIVPAADRAELLRALACVDAVVVFDEDTPSEVLRRLRPDVFAKGGDYGSARIPEADVLAAWGGQVVTLPYLEGRSTTRILQEVTRRDS; this comes from the coding sequence GTGAGCCGGCTGACCGTGGTGGGGGACTGCCTGCTCGACCGCGACGTCGAGGGCGAGGCCTCCCGCTTCACGCCCGACGCGCCCGCGCCCGTCCTCGACGAGCGCGAGGTCCACACGCGGCCCGGTGGCGCCGGCCTGGCCGCCGTGCTCGCTGCCGGCGACGGCCACGACGTCACCCTCGTGACGGCGCTCGCCGACGATCCGGGCGGCCGCGAGCTGGCGGACCTGCTGCACCGCGCGGGCGTCGAGCTGGTCGACCTCGGGCTGCGTGGCCGCACCTGTGAGAAGATCCGGCTGCGGGCCGGTGGCACGTCGCTGGCCCGCTGGGACCGCGGCGCCCGCACCACCGCCGCCGACGTCGGCGCCTGGACGCCGGCCGCCGACGAGGCCCTGCGGCGCGCCGACGCCGTGCTGGTGGCCTGCTACGGCCGCGGGCTCAGCCACCTGCCGGCGGCCCGCGACGCGCTCGCTGCGACCGTGGGTCCCCTGGTCTGGGACCCGCATCCGCACGGCGCCGCGCCGGTGACGGTGACGACCGTGGCGACGCCGAACGAGGCCGAGGTCGTGCACCACGTGCCGGAGCCGGCCGGCGACCGGCTGGAGGCGGTCACCGCCCGCGCCGACCGGCTGCTCGGGCGGTGGGGCGTCGGCGGGCTCGCCGTGACCCGCGGCCGTCGCGGTGCGCTCTTCACGCGCGGCGACGGCATGCCGCTGGCCGTACCGGCGCCGGCCGTGGGCTCCGGCGACCCGTGCGGGGCCGGCGACCGTTTCGCGTCCGCGCTGGTCGGCGAACTCGCCACCGGCGCGCTGCCGCCACAGGCGGTCACGGCCGCCGTCCACGCCGCCTCCCGGTTCGTCGCCGCCGGCGGTGCCGCCTCCGTGCGCATCGGCGTCTCGGGCACGACCGCGCCCGCGGGCGCCGGCGACGACGCGTTCACCCTGGTCGAGCGCGTGCGCGCGCACGGCGGCACGGTGGTCGCCACCGGCGGCTGCTTCGACCTCGTGCACGTCGGCCACGTCCAGGTCCTGGAGGCCGCCCGGGCGCTGGGCGACTGCCTCGTGGTCTGCCTCAACGCCGACGCCTCGGTCCGCCGCCTCAAGGGGCCCCACCGTCCGATCGTGCCGGCGGCCGACCGCGCCGAGCTGCTGCGTGCGCTCGCCTGCGTCGACGCCGTGGTGGTGTTCGACGAGGACACGCCCTCCGAGGTGCTGCGCCGCCTGCGGCCGGACGTGTTCGCCAAGGGCGGCGACTACGGCAGTGCACGCATCCCCGAGGCAGACGTGCTGGCCGCCTGGGGCGGCCAGGTCGTCACGCTGCCCTACCTCGAAGGACGTTCCACCACCCGCATCCTGCAGGAGGTCACCCGACGTGACAGCTGA
- a CDS encoding SDR family oxidoreductase codes for MTADTQAGPARRVPGHVLVTGGASGLGRAVARKIADADGVPYVLDVNPNPDGFEQETVDLADTRAAEEAVRKVVERAGGLDAVVTAAAMDTPRDFAEVDGETWERIVRVNLFGTAAVVRAALPSLVERRGTVVTVASTLGLRALPAATAYAASKHGVVGFTRALALELGGQVGVTMLVPGGMATAFFDGRPDEFKPAPDQLLNDPAHVAEAVLFALRQPAGCEVRELVITPSVEPSWP; via the coding sequence GTGACAGCTGACACCCAGGCCGGCCCGGCGCGCCGCGTGCCCGGCCACGTGCTCGTGACCGGCGGCGCGTCCGGCCTCGGTCGCGCCGTCGCCCGCAAGATCGCGGACGCCGACGGCGTCCCCTACGTCCTCGACGTCAACCCGAACCCGGACGGGTTCGAGCAGGAGACCGTCGACCTCGCCGACACCCGCGCCGCCGAGGAGGCCGTCCGCAAGGTGGTGGAGCGCGCCGGCGGCCTGGACGCCGTGGTCACCGCGGCAGCGATGGACACCCCGAGGGACTTCGCCGAGGTCGACGGCGAGACCTGGGAGCGCATCGTCCGGGTCAACCTGTTCGGCACCGCCGCCGTCGTGCGCGCAGCGCTGCCGTCGCTGGTCGAGCGCCGCGGCACCGTCGTCACGGTCGCCTCCACGCTGGGGCTGCGTGCCCTGCCCGCGGCCACCGCCTACGCGGCCTCCAAGCACGGCGTGGTCGGTTTCACCCGCGCGCTGGCGCTGGAGCTCGGCGGTCAGGTCGGCGTGACCATGCTGGTCCCGGGCGGCATGGCGACCGCCTTCTTCGACGGTCGGCCCGACGAGTTCAAGCCGGCGCCCGACCAGCTGCTCAACGACCCGGCCCACGTGGCCGAGGCGGTCCTGTTCGCGCTGCGTCAGCCGGCCGGTTGTGAGGTGCGGGAACTGGTCATCACCCCCTCGGTCGAGCCGTCGTGGCCGTAG
- a CDS encoding SIS domain-containing protein has protein sequence MTRLPTAREHTARLVAALHAVEPDLPRIEDWGRRLAAHLLAGGRVLACGNGGSAADAQHFTAELVGRYRDDRRPLSALCLSAETSSLTAIGNDYGYEEVFARQVHAHGRHGDVLLAISTSGTSANVLAAAEAARADGLQTWSLTGPGPNALAERADEAICVAAAATATVQEVHGVLVHALCAALDRVVLQREATVVVDVRDALPAAGGGPR, from the coding sequence ATGACCCGGCTGCCCACCGCGCGTGAGCACACGGCCCGCCTCGTCGCCGCGCTCCACGCGGTCGAGCCGGACCTGCCACGCATCGAGGACTGGGGCCGCCGGCTGGCCGCACACCTCCTCGCCGGCGGCCGCGTGCTGGCCTGCGGCAACGGCGGCAGCGCCGCGGACGCCCAGCACTTCACCGCCGAGCTGGTCGGCCGCTACCGCGACGACCGGCGCCCGCTGAGCGCCCTCTGCCTGTCGGCGGAGACCTCGAGCCTGACCGCCATCGGCAACGACTACGGCTACGAGGAGGTGTTCGCCCGACAGGTCCATGCCCACGGACGTCACGGCGACGTGCTGCTGGCCATCTCGACGTCGGGGACCAGCGCCAACGTGCTCGCCGCCGCGGAGGCCGCCCGGGCGGACGGCCTGCAGACCTGGTCGCTGACCGGACCCGGCCCGAACGCGCTGGCAGAGCGCGCCGACGAGGCCATCTGCGTGGCCGCCGCCGCGACGGCGACCGTCCAGGAGGTGCATGGCGTGCTGGTGCACGCGCTGTGCGCCGCCCTGGACCGGGTCGTCCTCCAGCGCGAGGCCACCGTGGTGGTCGACGTCCGCGACGCGCTGCCCGCCGCCGGAGGGGGGCCGCGGTGA
- a CDS encoding glycosyltransferase family 9 protein — protein MTTRDARPLLLVLRALGLGDLLTAVPALRGLRRGFPAHRLVLAAPAWLAPLVAAIEAVDDHLHVGELEPLPAELADRVAVAVDLHGSGPQSHALLTSLRPARLVAFAHPDVPASADGPAWDATEHEVARWCRLVRRAGCPADPADLAITPPPRSPTAMSAAGATVVHPGAKSGARRWPADRFAAVAAAEAATGRRVLLTGSPSERELATEVARRAGLGPEAVLAGALDLDGLAAVVAAADRVVCGDTGVAHLATAFGTPSVVLFGPTPPDAWGPPVDRRERHRVLWAGRTGDPLADEPFEGLLAIAPARVIAALGELPVNGGRHERHGG, from the coding sequence ATGACCACCCGGGACGCACGCCCGCTGCTGCTGGTCCTGCGGGCGCTCGGGCTCGGTGACCTGCTGACGGCGGTCCCCGCGCTGCGCGGCCTGCGGCGCGGGTTCCCGGCCCACCGGCTGGTGCTGGCCGCACCGGCGTGGTTGGCGCCACTCGTGGCGGCGATCGAGGCCGTCGACGACCACCTGCACGTGGGTGAGCTCGAGCCCCTGCCGGCCGAGCTCGCCGACCGCGTGGCGGTGGCGGTCGACCTCCACGGCAGCGGCCCGCAGAGCCACGCGTTGCTGACGTCGCTGCGGCCGGCCCGGCTGGTCGCGTTCGCCCATCCCGACGTGCCGGCGAGCGCCGACGGGCCCGCGTGGGATGCCACCGAACACGAGGTCGCCCGCTGGTGCCGGCTGGTGCGCCGAGCCGGCTGCCCGGCCGACCCCGCCGACCTGGCGATCACGCCACCGCCGAGGTCACCGACGGCGATGTCTGCGGCCGGCGCGACGGTGGTCCATCCCGGCGCGAAGTCCGGCGCACGGCGCTGGCCCGCGGACCGCTTCGCGGCGGTGGCCGCCGCCGAGGCCGCGACGGGGCGTCGGGTGCTGCTCACCGGGTCTCCGTCGGAGCGGGAGCTGGCGACCGAGGTGGCCCGCCGCGCCGGGCTGGGACCCGAGGCGGTCCTCGCCGGAGCGCTCGATCTGGACGGGTTGGCCGCCGTCGTGGCGGCGGCGGACCGGGTGGTGTGCGGTGACACGGGCGTCGCCCACCTCGCGACGGCGTTCGGCACACCCTCGGTGGTCCTGTTCGGTCCGACGCCGCCGGATGCCTGGGGGCCGCCGGTGGATCGACGCGAGCGTCATAGGGTGCTGTGGGCCGGTCGAACCGGGGACCCGTTGGCCGACGAGCCGTTCGAGGGACTGCTCGCCATCGCGCCGGCTCGGGTGATCGCGGCCCTCGGGGAGTTGCCGGTCAACGGCGGCCGTCACGAGCGCCACGGAGGTTGA
- a CDS encoding glycoside hydrolase family 3 C-terminal domain-containing protein yields MTTRTPPTTSTLAEQVRLLSGQDNWRTEPIGDVRALVLADGPHGVRRPSAGQLGIGEAVPATCFPTAASLAATWDPDLLEEVGAALGREARARDVDVLLGPGLNLKRHPAGGRNFEYFSEDPLLSGRLAAALVRGVQSQGVGACLKHFAVNNQESNRLIVDVVVDERTLRELYLSGFEIAVRESAPWTVMCAYNRVNGVYCSDSRRLLTDVLREEWGFDGVVMSDWGATNDRANALAAGMDLEMPGSGKAFDDEVVAAVRRGRIDAADVERSVGRLADLVRRLDEGPAEVAVADDPDAHHALARRVAAAGTVLLTNDGLLPLTGGGRLAVVGRFAAEPRYQGAGSSQVTPTRVEAALPALRERLDATTDVTYAAGYDEAGDTSDTLVAEAVAAATAADVVVVFAGLPGAYESEGFDRDHLGLPDGHTRVVEAVLDANPRTVVVLSNGGPVELPWADRPAALVEGYLAGQAGGAAIVDVLVGDAEPGGRLAESFPVTVSDLPADANFPGGPKQVVYRERWYVGYRFHETAGVPARFPFGHGGSYTTFAWNDLTVDGQGQHVRVEIDVTNTGERAGSEVVQVYVRDVEASVPRPDRELRGFTKVHLAPGETARVGIDLGPRAFAFYDADAGDWRVEAGAFEVLVGASATDVRARATIDVDGEPASTSDVGSGSPWVADDDTFAALLGRPVPRPDPVLPLHRNSSVEDLLHTPLGRRVQPLLAGTATRQMLGSLHQPDAATRRMFETMVRTSPLRAMVLFGRGRPSFRSLDRVLQVLNLRGARDGRR; encoded by the coding sequence GTGACGACGCGAACGCCCCCGACGACCTCGACGCTCGCGGAGCAGGTGCGACTGTTGTCGGGCCAGGACAACTGGCGGACGGAGCCGATCGGTGACGTGCGCGCACTCGTGCTGGCCGACGGCCCCCACGGCGTCAGACGCCCGTCGGCCGGTCAGCTGGGGATCGGCGAGGCGGTCCCGGCGACATGCTTCCCGACCGCGGCCAGCCTGGCCGCCACCTGGGATCCGGACCTGCTGGAGGAGGTGGGGGCCGCGCTGGGCCGCGAGGCGCGCGCCCGTGACGTGGACGTGCTGCTCGGCCCCGGTCTCAACCTCAAGCGGCATCCCGCCGGCGGGCGCAACTTCGAGTACTTCTCCGAGGACCCGCTGCTGTCGGGCCGGCTCGCCGCCGCGCTCGTGCGTGGCGTCCAGTCGCAGGGCGTCGGCGCCTGCCTCAAGCACTTCGCCGTGAACAACCAGGAGTCGAACCGGCTGATCGTCGACGTCGTGGTCGACGAACGCACCCTTCGCGAGCTGTACCTCAGCGGCTTCGAGATCGCGGTCCGCGAGTCGGCGCCCTGGACCGTGATGTGCGCCTACAACCGTGTCAACGGCGTGTACTGCTCCGACAGCCGGCGCCTGCTCACCGACGTGCTCCGGGAGGAATGGGGCTTCGACGGGGTCGTCATGAGCGACTGGGGCGCCACGAACGATCGCGCCAACGCCCTCGCGGCCGGCATGGACCTGGAGATGCCCGGCAGCGGCAAGGCGTTCGACGACGAGGTGGTCGCCGCCGTCCGGCGCGGACGCATCGACGCGGCCGACGTCGAACGCAGCGTGGGCCGGCTCGCCGACCTCGTCCGCCGGCTCGACGAGGGACCGGCCGAGGTGGCCGTCGCGGACGACCCCGACGCCCACCACGCGCTGGCCCGCCGGGTCGCGGCTGCCGGCACCGTGCTGCTCACCAACGACGGCCTGCTGCCCCTGACCGGCGGCGGGCGCCTGGCCGTCGTGGGCCGATTCGCGGCCGAGCCCCGCTACCAGGGCGCCGGCAGCTCGCAGGTGACCCCGACCCGCGTCGAGGCGGCTCTGCCGGCACTGCGCGAACGTCTGGACGCGACGACCGACGTCACGTACGCCGCCGGCTACGACGAGGCGGGTGACACCAGCGACACACTCGTCGCCGAAGCGGTCGCGGCGGCGACGGCCGCCGATGTCGTCGTCGTGTTCGCGGGGCTGCCCGGCGCCTACGAGTCCGAGGGCTTCGACCGCGACCACCTCGGGCTGCCCGACGGGCACACGCGGGTGGTGGAGGCGGTGCTCGACGCGAATCCGCGCACGGTGGTCGTGCTGTCCAACGGCGGGCCCGTGGAGTTGCCGTGGGCGGACCGACCGGCGGCACTGGTGGAGGGCTACCTCGCGGGCCAGGCCGGCGGTGCGGCGATCGTCGACGTGCTCGTCGGCGACGCCGAGCCGGGCGGACGGCTGGCCGAGAGCTTCCCGGTGACGGTCAGCGACCTGCCGGCGGACGCGAACTTCCCGGGCGGCCCCAAGCAGGTCGTCTACCGGGAGCGGTGGTACGTCGGATACCGGTTCCACGAGACGGCGGGGGTGCCGGCACGGTTCCCGTTCGGGCACGGGGGCTCGTACACGACGTTCGCGTGGAACGACCTGACCGTGGACGGTCAGGGTCAGCACGTCCGCGTGGAGATCGACGTCACGAACACCGGCGAACGGGCCGGCAGCGAGGTCGTGCAGGTCTACGTCCGCGACGTCGAGGCTTCGGTACCACGACCCGACCGGGAGTTGCGCGGGTTCACGAAGGTGCACCTGGCACCGGGCGAGACCGCGCGAGTCGGGATCGACCTGGGTCCGCGGGCGTTCGCGTTCTACGACGCCGACGCCGGGGACTGGCGCGTGGAGGCCGGGGCATTCGAGGTGCTCGTCGGCGCCTCGGCCACCGACGTCCGTGCCCGCGCCACGATCGACGTCGACGGGGAACCGGCGTCCACGTCCGACGTCGGGTCGGGGTCTCCCTGGGTGGCCGACGACGACACGTTCGCCGCGCTGCTCGGCCGCCCGGTACCGCGCCCGGACCCGGTGCTGCCGCTGCACCGCAACTCGTCGGTCGAGGACCTGTTGCACACGCCGCTCGGCCGACGGGTGCAGCCGCTGCTGGCCGGCACGGCGACCCGTCAGATGCTGGGCTCGCTGCACCAACCGGACGCGGCCACCCGCCGGATGTTCGAGACGATGGTGCGGACCTCGCCGCTGCGCGCGATGGTCCTGTTCGGTCGCGGGCGACCATCGTTCCGCTCGCTCGACCGCGTCCTGCAGGTGCTCAACCTCCGTGGCGCTCGTGACGGCCGCCGTTGA
- a CDS encoding NAD(P)/FAD-dependent oxidoreductase, which yields MTPTPDEEAGVAGSEYDVVVIGAGPAGENAADYARQHGLRVAIVERELVGGECSYWACIPSKALLRPGEALAAVRRVPAAAAAVTGPLDTAAALRGRDAFVADWHDDGQVSWLQGAGIDLVRGHGRLVDERVVEVAAEDGRTARFSAARGVVVAVGSRAVLPPIAGLHDVGAWTNREATEAGAAPRRLLVLGAGPVGVELAQAWRRLGSEEVTIVSRGSRVLGGEEPAASELLARGLRADGIGLELGRQLTAVHRDDHDGPVHARLSDGRELVADQLLVAVGRHAATGDLGLDDIGVTPGERGFLDVDEHLRVPGHPWLYVVGDANGRALQTHQGKYQGRLVGDALAGVEVPPAWADRQAVTRVVFTDPQVASVGLTAARARETGLRVRELQVGLDSVAGGSLQGEDVAGLAHLVVDLDRDVVVGATFVGPGAAELLHSATIAVAGEVPLARLWHAVPPFPSTSEVWLRLLEADRTERHAS from the coding sequence ATGACTCCGACTCCTGACGAGGAGGCAGGCGTGGCCGGCTCCGAGTACGACGTGGTGGTCATCGGCGCCGGCCCGGCCGGCGAGAACGCGGCCGACTACGCACGCCAGCACGGCCTGCGGGTCGCCATCGTGGAGCGCGAACTGGTCGGCGGCGAATGCAGCTACTGGGCCTGCATCCCATCGAAGGCGCTGCTGCGACCCGGCGAGGCGCTCGCCGCCGTTCGACGGGTCCCCGCCGCGGCCGCCGCCGTGACCGGCCCCCTCGACACGGCGGCAGCGCTGCGCGGTCGCGACGCATTCGTCGCCGACTGGCACGACGACGGTCAGGTCTCCTGGCTGCAGGGAGCGGGTATCGACCTCGTGCGCGGCCACGGACGGCTCGTCGACGAGCGTGTCGTCGAGGTCGCGGCGGAGGACGGCCGCACGGCCCGTTTCAGCGCGGCCCGCGGGGTGGTGGTGGCGGTCGGGTCACGCGCCGTCCTCCCGCCGATAGCCGGACTCCACGACGTCGGCGCGTGGACCAACCGCGAGGCCACCGAGGCGGGCGCGGCCCCCCGCCGACTGCTGGTGCTCGGCGCGGGACCGGTCGGCGTCGAGCTGGCCCAGGCGTGGCGCCGGCTCGGCAGCGAGGAGGTGACCATCGTCTCGCGCGGTTCCCGGGTCCTCGGCGGCGAGGAGCCGGCCGCCAGCGAGCTGCTGGCGCGGGGCCTGCGCGCCGACGGCATCGGGCTGGAACTCGGCCGCCAGCTGACGGCCGTGCACCGCGACGACCACGACGGCCCGGTCCACGCCCGTCTGTCGGACGGTCGCGAGCTGGTCGCCGACCAGCTGCTCGTCGCCGTCGGCCGGCACGCGGCCACGGGTGACCTCGGCCTCGACGACATCGGCGTGACGCCCGGCGAGCGCGGCTTCCTCGACGTCGACGAGCACCTGCGCGTTCCCGGACACCCGTGGCTGTACGTCGTCGGGGACGCCAACGGCCGCGCCCTGCAGACCCATCAGGGCAAGTACCAGGGCCGTCTCGTCGGCGACGCGCTGGCGGGCGTCGAGGTGCCGCCGGCCTGGGCGGACCGGCAGGCCGTCACGCGCGTCGTGTTCACCGACCCGCAGGTGGCCTCGGTCGGGCTGACCGCCGCACGGGCGCGCGAGACCGGCCTGCGCGTCCGGGAGTTGCAGGTCGGCCTCGACAGCGTGGCCGGCGGGTCGCTGCAGGGCGAGGACGTCGCGGGCCTGGCGCACCTCGTCGTCGACCTGGACCGCGACGTGGTCGTCGGCGCCACGTTCGTCGGCCCCGGTGCCGCCGAGCTGCTGCACTCGGCGACGATCGCCGTGGCGGGCGAGGTCCCGCTGGCGCGACTGTGGCACGCCGTGCCACCGTTCCCCTCCACCTCCGAGGTGTGGCTGCGCCTGCTGGAGGCCGACCGCACCGAAAGGCACGCCTCGTGA